Proteins found in one Clostridium kluyveri DSM 555 genomic segment:
- a CDS encoding quaternary amine ABC transporter ATP-binding protein — MSQIEVKNVYKIFGKNPKRVISLLEKGMTKNEIHNKTGNSVGVNNASFQVNEGEFFVIMGLSGSGKSTLIRCLNRLIDATSGMVLIDGEDILKCSEDKLREIRRKKIAMVFQNFALFPHRTICSNVEYGLEIQGIDLKVRKEKAYKALELVGLKGYEESMPDELSGGMKQRVGLARALATDAGILLMDEAFSALDPLIRKEMQEEMLQLQSRMHKTVIFITHDLDEALRLGDRIAIMKDGSIEQIGTSENILTHPANKYVKRFVQDVDRTKIITASAIMEKSKAIILSKDGPKSAARLMKDEGISSIYVTDKYRKLKGIVRIDDTIELVEQRVSNIESILITEVPTTSPDTSISDLLSVAKDAIYPIAVVDEDYIMLGIIKRSTIIAGIAREED; from the coding sequence ATGTCACAAATAGAAGTAAAAAATGTATATAAGATTTTCGGGAAAAATCCTAAGAGGGTAATTTCACTTTTAGAAAAAGGAATGACAAAAAATGAAATACATAATAAGACAGGAAATTCTGTAGGAGTAAATAATGCTAGTTTTCAAGTAAACGAAGGTGAATTTTTTGTAATTATGGGTCTATCAGGAAGTGGTAAGTCTACTTTAATAAGATGCCTGAATAGATTAATAGATGCGACAAGTGGCATGGTATTAATTGATGGAGAAGACATATTAAAATGCAGTGAAGATAAGCTTCGTGAAATCAGGCGAAAAAAAATAGCCATGGTATTTCAAAATTTCGCTCTTTTTCCCCATAGAACCATATGCAGTAATGTAGAATATGGATTGGAAATACAGGGAATTGACTTAAAAGTGAGGAAAGAGAAGGCATATAAGGCTTTAGAATTGGTGGGATTAAAAGGATATGAGGAAAGTATGCCTGATGAATTGAGCGGAGGTATGAAACAGAGAGTTGGACTTGCTAGAGCTTTAGCAACAGATGCAGGTATACTGTTAATGGATGAAGCATTTAGTGCGTTAGATCCGTTGATACGCAAAGAGATGCAAGAAGAGATGCTGCAGTTGCAATCAAGAATGCATAAAACTGTGATATTTATAACTCATGATTTGGACGAGGCACTGAGATTAGGTGATAGAATTGCCATAATGAAGGACGGAAGTATAGAGCAAATTGGTACATCAGAAAATATATTGACCCATCCTGCTAACAAGTATGTGAAGAGGTTTGTACAGGATGTGGATAGAACCAAAATAATCACTGCATCGGCTATAATGGAAAAATCCAAGGCAATAATTCTTTCTAAAGATGGCCCTAAATCAGCAGCAAGACTTATGAAAGATGAAGGCATATCCAGTATTTATGTAACAGATAAGTATAGAAAATTAAAGGGAATAGTAAGGATAGACGATACCATAGAACTGGTAGAGCAGAGAGTTTCTAATATAGAAAGTATACTTATAACTGAAGTTCCTACAACATCACCAGATACGTCCATATCGGATCTATTGTCTGTTGCAAAAGATGCAATATATCCAATAGCAGTGGTAGACGAAGACTACATCATGTTGGGAATTATAAAAAGGTCTACTATTATAGCGGGAATAGCAAGAGAGGAGGACTGA